CGGCGTGCACCTCGCCGTGCACCACGTTGCCGTCAGGATCGCGCACAAGCTCGCCGGGGCCGAGCCCGAACACGTCGATCAGCTCGTGCAAGCGAGCCTCGAGGTCGGCGTAGACGAGGATCGAGATGCGGCTCGAAACGGTGGTGGCCATGGTGGTCATCTCCTCCAGGAGGTGCAGTAGGTCGTCGGGGGCCGGCTCGGCCCGGTCGCCGTCCGGCACAGCCAGCAGGTGCAACAGGCGCGTGCGCACGGCACTGGCGGCGGCGAGCTGGCGCTCCACCTCCGCGAGGTGGCGGGCGAGGGTGGGGCGCACGGAGCCGTCGGGCTCGTCGAGCGCACGGGCGATGTCGGCCAACGGCAGGCCGAGCTGGCGCAGCAGCGAGATGCGGTACAGGCGAGCCACGTCGCCGTCGGTGTAGAGGCGGTGGCCTGCCGCGGTGCGGCCGGATGCCACGAGCAACCCGATGTTCTCGTAGTGGTGCAGCGTGCGGACCGTCAGCCCTGAGCTGGCCGCCAGGTCACCGACCCGCCGCCCCGCACCCCCGTCGCCCCCGTTCGCGCCGTCCGTTGCCGTCATGGAGCCGACGGTACGACCTCACGTCGCGTCAGGAGCAAGGGCCAATCTTTCGGGCGTGGGTCAGCGCGGCTGGCGGGCAGCGAGCATCAGGCCGCCGAACTGCGACGCCAGCGCCGGCAGTGAGGCACCGTCGGGGTCGACGGTCATCTGCACCACGAAGCCGTTCGCGACCGCCACGAGCACCGCAGCCCCCGGCCTGACCCTCGTCGCGGAGCACTGATCCCCGAGGTCGGGCGACAATCCGACCGTTTCGGTGGGATTTCCGCCCAGCCCACAACCCCCAAGTCCCCGGTCTGCGTCTGGCCTGACCCCCGAAGTTGGGGGCTCGGGGTTCACACGACGATGGCTGCGGCGGTGACGGCGACGAGCAGCACGATGACGATCGCGTCACGGGGGCGTGGGCCGCTGGGCGCGTCGGCGATGGTGCCGGTGCCGCCGCGGGCCTCGATCGCCAAGCCGATGTCGGCGGCGCGACGGAACGACACGAGCAGCGCGGCCGACAGCAGGTCGTGCGGACCGGCGAGACGGTGGCGCCAACTGACCCCTGCGGGCTTGGGGCGGAGACGTCGGGCGGCGATCAGGGTGCGCATCTCGTCGACGAGGGTCGGGAAGCAGCGCAGGCTGAGCGCGACGCCGGCCGCCCACGTGTCGACCGGGACCCGTAGCCGCCGCAGCGGACCGAACAACACCGACAAGGCGGGCGCGATCTCGCCCAGCGGGGTGGTCCACGTCAACATGGCGCCGGCTGCGAGCAACACCACCGGGATCGCGAGCACGCGGCACCACGCGTCGAGGCCGCCGAGTTCGATGGTGAGCGAACCGGCGTGGACCGACGGCGACCCGCCGCCTTTCAACGCGAGCAACGCGCCGACCAGGAACAGCAGCCACAGCAGTCGGGGCAGGCGCGGCCGGGCGCCGCGGGGGATGCGGGCGATGCCGATGGCGACCACCACCACGGCGGTGACGATGCCGATCGCCGCCCACGTCGGGTTGATCGACAGGGCAAGTCCGAAGCCGATCACCGCCAGCAGTTTGGTGCCGGCCCACAGGCGGTGGATCGGCGTGTCGCCCGGGATCGGACGCAGCCACGGCAGCTCGATCGGGCGAGGTGGCCGAGCGCTCATCGCGTCGAGCCCTCGCCGCCGCGCCCGAGCGGCTCGTGCGCCCGGGCGTCGACCACCCCACCGTCGGAACCCTCGCCGCCGCGCCCGAGCGGTTCGTGCGCCCGGTCGTCGACCACCCCACCGTCGGAGCCCTCGCCGCCGCGCCCGAGCGGCTCGTGCGCCCGGTCGTCGACCACCCGACCATCGGCGAACGTGACCACGCGGTCGGCGAGCAGGTCAGCGTCGGTCGGGTCGTGCGTGACCACGATCAACGTGATCCCGGCGGTCGCTCGCAGCTCCGCCAGCAGCTGCAGCAAGCCGCGGCGCGACGGCTCGTCGAGCCCCGCGAACGGCTCGTCGAGCACCAGCACCGCGGGCTTGGCCGCCAACAGGCCGGCGAGCACGACCCGCCGTTGCTGGCCGCCGCTCAGCTGGTCGATCCGGCGATCGGCGAGCCCCGCACCGAGTCCCACCAACGCCAACGCCGCGAGCGCCTCGTCGGCGCCGACGCCACCGGCCGACCTCACCTCGTCGATCACGGTGCTGCGCAGCAGTTGCAGCCTGGCGTGCTGGAACGACAGTCCGACATGGCCGACCATCTCCCAGGCTGCTCGGCCTTCCACCACCACCGACCCCTCGGTGGGCACGAGCAGGCCGGCGATCAGCCACGCGAGGGTCGACTTGCCGGAGCCGTTGTGGCCCATCATCAGCACCGCTTCGCCAGCGCGGATCTTCAAGTCGACCCCGTCGAGCGCGACGTGCGCCCAGGGCGTGCCGGGCGAGAACGTGTGTCGGACACCGTGCAGCGACACCAGCACCGGCCCAGGCTCGACCGGCGGCGGTGGGCCAACCGGCGTCGCAACGGCCGCAGGCGCGGCGACCACTCGGCCGTGCTCGAGCGCGAGCACCCGGTCGGCCCGCTGCGCTTCGGCGACGTGGTGGGTGATGTGCACGACCGTGATGCCTTCTCGCTCCGCCAGCCCCGCGAACAGGTCGATGAGCAACGGGCGACCCTCGGGATCGATCATCGACGTGGACTCGTCGGAGATCAGCAGCTGCGGCGAGCGCGCCAAGCCCGCGGCCACGGCCAGGCGCTGGAGCTCACCACCGGACAAGGTGGTGGTCTCGCGGTCGCCCATGCCGCCCAGGCCCACCCGTTGGAGCAGCGGCGCCACCGCGACATCGTGGTCCGGCGGGAGCCCCCACACCACGTCGTCGCGCACCCGCACCCCGAGCACCTGGCACTCGGGTCGCTGGAAGATGATCGCCGTGCCGCCCTGGCGACCCACGCCCACCGGACCAGCCCGGTCGACACGGCCCGACGACGGCGGCGCGCCGCACAGCAGACGGGCCAACGTCGACTTGCCCGAACCGTTGGGTCCCACGACGGCCACCACCTCGTGAGGCTCCACTGCGAGGGACACGCCCGCCAGCGCGTCGATCGACGCGCCCGGATAGCGGAACGTCACGTCGTGGAACGCCACCGGCACCGGCACGGGTTCGGGCGTTGCCCCGCTCGACGGCGCGGCCGACCCGGCTCGAGCGCCGCGCCCGCGACCATGGCGCTCGCCGTCATCGCCGACGCCCGCTTCATCGGCCGCGTTCGCCACGGACAACCAGTCGTCGTGTGGAGGCAACGCCCGAGTCAGACGCACGAGCACCGGGCGGCTCGTCGCCGCAGCGAGCCACACGGTGACGGCCGTCGACACGAGCAGGACCGGCGGCACGACCACCAGCCAGTGCGTCGTGATCCATTCGATCGTCCGGTCGCCGCCCGACGCGACGCCGTGGAGGTGCAGTTGCTCCAGCGTCTTGGACACGCCGTGCCACGTGATCCGGATGTTCTTGAACACGAGCCGTCGCAGCGATGCGAACACGGCCAGGAACCCGACCACGCCTGCCGTGAACAGCGGGCCGATCGTGACGGCGCCGACCAGCGTGGTGCGCGCCAAGCTCCACCTGCGCCGGAAGCCCGCGCCGACCAGCCCACCCACCACTGCGCAACCGATCACGTTCGACGCGGGCCCGGACCCCATCACCACGAACGACACCGCGCCGCCGATCGCACCGGCCAGCACCGTGGTGCGCCAACCACGCCGGTCACCCAGCGCCGCCATCGGTACGACGGCCGCGGCGAGGAGCACCGTGCCGTACGGCACGACCCAGCCGACGAGGCACAACGCGACCGTGACGTCGATCAGCACCGCCGCCTCGGCGATCGCCGCCGCGGTCAGCCCTTCTCGGCGGCGGTCCCCTCCAGCCATGTCGGTCACTCTCCCACGACCTGAGCGGGATGGTCTCCCGATGGTGTCGGGGCGACCCGGCGCTGCTGGGGCCCGGTGCTACTGCGGCAACAGCTCCGGCGCCGTCGCGTCGGGGAAGTAGCGGTGGTGGCGGGCGCCGGTGATCTCATAGATGGCCGTGCCCGACCGGCCGTCGTTCGTCTGCACCCGCATCTGGCTGAGCCCGCCGCGGTGGAACGGCTCATAGGGGTTGTCGAAGCGACCGTCGGCGGTCACCTCGATGCGTCGCCCGTCGGCCAAGGTGAACGCGCTCCATCCCCGCAGCCCAGCGATGTCGTCGCCGTGCTCGCCGTACACCCCGGGCTCGCCGTCGGCGCCGAGCCACTCCACTTCGTGGTCGAACCGGATGACCGGGATCGGGTCGCTGCCGTCGGTGCCGGCCCAGCAGCCGTCGGTGTAGACGGGCGCGCCGTTCTCGTACTCCCAGTGCCACACGCCGAGAAACCCGTCGTCGAGTTGGATCTGGAACCACATCCACATCGGGCAGCGACCGTGGTCGCGCACACCCCACGAGTGGTCGCGCTGGCCGATCCATCCGTCGACCTCGTAGGTGGTGCCCTCCGCGGTGTACGTGCCCGTGTACGTGCCGGACTGCAGCGTGTGCGCCTGGTCCCACACCACCCCGTCGGCGGCGCGCATGGTGCCTCGGCGCAGGCCGTAGGGCTGGGTGCGGGCGGTGAAGGTGAGGTCCAGGCCGATCGCGCACTGGTCGGGGTCAGCCCACAGCCGCACCTCCTGCCAGGGCCGCACGATGTCGATCCGGGCGCCGCCGGCCACCAGCGTGTGCGGGTCGCCGGCGTCGTCGCGGGCCTGCATGCCGCCCGTGCGTTGGCCGCCGACGCGCCCCATCTGCAGCGAGTCGAACGCTGCCCGGGCCGGGTAGTGCGCCATGGTGAAGAAGATGGCGTCGCCGGTGCCGTCGAGGCTGTGGATGTCGTAGAAGTGGCTCTCGCGCCAGTGCGGCGACCGGGTCTCCACTTGTGGCAACAGCTCAGGCACCTGGTGCACGAAGTACTCGTCCATGTCGGTTGGCCGGGCCATCGGGCAACACTCCCCCGTGTCGTCGCGCAAGTCCCCCTCGCGCACGGAGCCGCCACCCTAACGTTGCCGCCCTGGTGCACGACCCTCGGGAACCCCGCTGATGTTCGACTTCACCCGCTTCGCCCGCGGGGTCGCGCTGGCGCTGCCGGCCTACATGCTAGCGTGGCCGGTGTGGGCGACCGTCGCCGGGCTCGCCGGGATCCCGTTCCACACGCACGCCTGGGTGCGCACCGCCCGCTGGCTCACCTGGCCGGTTCCGTGCGTGTTCGCCGTGCTGGCCGTGGGGTTGCTGGTCGACGGCTGGCAACGGCTGCGCGCCCACCGCTTGACCACCACCGAGCTCACCGCGCAGCGCGTCGCCGCGATGTTGATGGCCGGCGGGTCCGCCTTCTGCGTGGGCGTGACACCGATCCCGTTCGCGGTGAGCGCCGCTGCCGTCGTCGCGAACAGGCCCGGCTGATCCTCAAGGTCACGTCAGGCATCGTCGGGACCGGTTCCTGCCACCAGTCCATCCCATGACCACTTGGGGAGCGTCAAGCCGTGCGGCACGTCGTCGGCCGAGCGGTGGTAGCGACCCATGGTCGTGGTGGTCGCCCAGGCGAAGTAGTCGTGCAGCACCCGCGCGGTGGGTTCGTCGGCAGTGAGGCCGATGTCGGCCATCGCCTGGTCGAAGCACGCGATGGCGCGGCGATCCATCTCGTCGTGCTCGCCGTTGCCGCTGTGCATCTGCACCACGGTCGTTTCATCGCCGTAGCTCGCCGAGTAGTCGGCTGGGCCGCCGAGCGCCTCGGCCCAATACGCGGCGAGGCGCTCGGTGTGATCAGCGCGAAAGCCGTGGCTGAATGCGTGGCTCACCACGTCGTCGGCCATCACGCGCTCGTGCCACGCGTGAGCGAGCCGGAACATCCCGTCTGCCCCGCCCGCAGCCTCGTAGACCGTGCGGTCCTCGCTGTCGCGAGAGGCTGTGATCATCGCGAGGAGATCGTCTGTGGTGCGGACATCGCCGTAGGAGCGGTAGATCGTGTAGAGGGTCGCGTTGAGATCCTGGTCGCGGCGTGCTGCGTTGGCATCAGCGACCATGATCGTGCGGTAGTCAAGGGTGCTGGCGTCTCGCGCGGTCGCCTCACAGCACACGTTCGCCAGGGTTCCGGTGACGAGCACCGTGTCGATGCCGCGGGCTTGCAAGAGCTCGTGGAGCGGGCAGCGACCAGGGAAGAAGGCGCTCGATGCGGCCTTCTCCACGAAGAGATCGGCGTCGCTTGTTGCAAGCTCGCCCCACAACCGGTCGCGCGGCGAACCCGTTCCGCCGGAGTTGCGATAGAGCTCCTCGACACGCGGACCCAGGAGCTCCAGCTTCATCGACGACGGCTGCCAGGCAGCCGGCACCACCCATGCCACCGTGCCACCGGCTCCGCGCAGCGCATCCGCGAGCGCGTTGACGCTGGCGACGATGCCCCTCGCGTAGGCGTTCTCGTCGATGAAGAACGCGACGAGGTCGACAACGACAAGGGCCGTGCGAGCAGGCTCGAGTGATGCGAACGCGTGGCGCCGGCCCCGACGCTCCTCTTGGCGGAAGTACTCACGCTCCTCGATCGACCAGTCGTGTTGCATCCCGACAGCTTTGCTCAGGGCACCGGGGCGGGGGTGGTCGGTCAGGGCAGCGATGGTGTGACCGGGTGCGGGTTGTCGCCGCCAGGTGGCCATCCGCACGGCGTCGGCGACGAGCTCGGCTCCGGCGAGTACTTCGATGGACGTGCCATGACAGCAGTCTCCTTCCCCGCAGCCCGACGGCCACGGAATGGAGACTGCACCAAACCCGGGACGACTCACCACCATGACCAACGTCACTTACACAGGCAACCTGACAGGCTCGAGCTAACTGAAGGCACGGTCGATCTCCTCTACCAGCTCCGCCGCCCGTAGTCGCAGTGCCGCCTCCAGTCTCGGCACCCTCTCGATCAGTTGGCTGAGAGTCCAACGCAAAGCCATCAGAATCTCTCCACTCGTTGCGCCCGCGGCGATTGCGTCGCTGATGCGACATTCCCAATTGTCATAGCCCGCATCAGCGAGGTCAGCACCGAGCGCTTGCGCGTCCGCATATAGGTTGCTGCTCACGGCTGAAGCCCCTTCGGACCAACGTAAGAGAACCAGTCAAGATCAACGCCGCCTGGGGGCACCACAACCTCGATAGCGCCACCCCCGTTGGTGCCGACACCGGGTGCCGGGCGCGTGACGAATGGCGAGCCTTCTGGGACACGACCTTGTTCAACGAAGTCGTAGTTGTGCATGTTCTCCTCCGGGATGCCATAGCGCTCTGCGTAGCCGGGAGTCGAAGGGTGCTCCAAAGCCCAGAACTGACCCTCGGATACCTGGCTCTTGCCTAGAGTGCCCGCTCGATAGACCCGCGCACCTCGCGCAACATCGGTTCGCGCTGCCTGCGCCCCTGCGGTCGGCGTGACGGTCGCGCGCCTCCGTCGCCGGCTCGGCCCCTTGGGCCGTGCCGTGGAGACGATCCCCCGCCGCGGCTACCGCCTCGTGCCCTGATGCGCTTGGGCCGAGCGGACGGGTGTCCTCAGCGACCCGGCGGCCGGGTGGGGCCGCTGACGGCGGCGTCTCCTCCTCGGCCCGTGGGTGGAGCCACGTCTTGCACGGCCGCTACGGGACCCCGCTCAAGTCCGAAGCGCCACTTTGGCCACCTTGCACGCAGCAGTGATCGGGAAGCCCTCGGCCTTCCGGGCAGCGACGCAGCGGTAGCGGGTCACTGTCCCGACTCCTTCACCCAAGAGGCCGTCGCTCGTTTGAGCAGATCTCGTTCCATCCGCAGCCGCGCGTTCTCCTTGCGTAACTCGGCGAGCTCTGACTTCTCCGACGTCGTCAACCCGGCACATTCGTTCCGGTCCGTGCGGGCCTGCGCCACCCAGTTCCCCAACGTGCCCTCGCCGATCCCGAGGCGACGAGCGACTTCGGCGATCTTGTTGCCATCGTCGAGCACCATCGCCACCGCGTCATGCTTGAACTCATCGGTGAACGAGGTCGAGCCCGCGGTCGACTGGTAGACGGTGTCGTCCGCGAAGTACTCGGTGGTAGCCACCACGTCCGCGCCGGCGCCGGTCCGATTCGCGGACCCGGTCGCGCTCAGCGTGGTCGCGGTGGTCTGGTTGCCATCCGCCCCAATCGGGCGGCTCTGCGGAGGGCGAGCCGCTTCACCGGCCTGCCCCCGGACCCTCGAGCAAGTTGCTCATGGTCTTGGCGAGTGCGCGATCGCTGGCCTCCAGGGCATGGGCGTAGACCTTCAAGGTCATGGCTGGATCGGCGTGACCGAGCCGGTTCGCGACGGTCCGCACGTCGTAGCGCGACGCACGGCCATCGTCGCCGACCAGTGCCGAAGGTCATGCAGGCGCCACGACGGCTCGATCCCAGACCGCTTGCGGGCCTGGCGCCAGGTCGCCCACCGCGCGCCGACCAGCCGCTATCGGTGGGCCTGCGGTGAACGACCCGGCGACGCAACGGGCGAGGGATGGGCCCGAAAATCGCCGCCAGCCGGCGCCCGGGAGGCACCGGCCGAGCGATAGAAGAAGCAGAAGCCCCAGGTCAGAGCTACTCGATCCGCATCCCCGAGATGGCTCGGGCGATCACCAGCTGTTGGATCTGCTCGGTGCCTTCGAAGATGTCGTAGATCTTCGAGTCGCGGTGCCAGCGCTCGACGGGGTACTCCTTGACGTAGCCGTAGCCGCCGAGGATCTGGATGGCTCGCTCGGTGACCCACACGGCCACGCGGCCGGCCTTGAGCTTCGACATCGAGCCCTCGGCGTTGACGTAGCTGCCGTTGCGGCTGAGCCATGCGGCACGGTGCACGAGCAAGCGCGCGGCGTCGATCTCGGTGGCCATGTCGGCGAGCATGAAGGCGATGCCCTGGTTGGCGATGATCGGGCGACCGAAGGCGTGGCGCTCCTTGGCGTACTGCAGCGAGTACTCGTAGGCCGCACGGGCGATCCCGATGGCCTGCGCGCCCACCGCGGGACGGGTGGCCTCGAACGTGGCCATGGCCGGCTGCTTGCCGGAGTGCGCGGCGCTCTTGGGGTTTTCGAGCGCCTCACGGGCACGGG
This region of Acidimicrobiales bacterium genomic DNA includes:
- a CDS encoding MerR family transcriptional regulator; the encoded protein is MTATDGANGGDGGAGRRVGDLAASSGLTVRTLHHYENIGLLVASGRTAAGHRLYTDGDVARLYRISLLRQLGLPLADIARALDEPDGSVRPTLARHLAEVERQLAAASAVRTRLLHLLAVPDGDRAEPAPDDLLHLLEEMTTMATTVSSRISILVYADLEARLHELIDVFGLGPGELVRDPDGNVVHGEVHAGDGTIWLHTESDEFGLSSPRTVGAATATTAVMVDDVDAHFRHARDHGATIVYEPTDQPYGYREYGARDAEGGLWSFMKPLA
- a CDS encoding energy-coupling factor transporter transmembrane protein EcfT, whose protein sequence is MSARPPRPIELPWLRPIPGDTPIHRLWAGTKLLAVIGFGLALSINPTWAAIGIVTAVVVVAIGIARIPRGARPRLPRLLWLLFLVGALLALKGGGSPSVHAGSLTIELGGLDAWCRVLAIPVVLLAAGAMLTWTTPLGEIAPALSVLFGPLRRLRVPVDTWAAGVALSLRCFPTLVDEMRTLIAARRLRPKPAGVSWRHRLAGPHDLLSAALLVSFRRAADIGLAIEARGGTGTIADAPSGPRPRDAIVIVLLVAVTAAAIVV
- a CDS encoding DUF2232 domain-containing protein, yielding MAGGDRRREGLTAAAIAEAAVLIDVTVALCLVGWVVPYGTVLLAAAVVPMAALGDRRGWRTTVLAGAIGGAVSFVVMGSGPASNVIGCAVVGGLVGAGFRRRWSLARTTLVGAVTIGPLFTAGVVGFLAVFASLRRLVFKNIRITWHGVSKTLEQLHLHGVASGGDRTIEWITTHWLVVVPPVLLVSTAVTVWLAAATSRPVLVRLTRALPPHDDWLSVANAADEAGVGDDGERHGRGRGARAGSAAPSSGATPEPVPVPVAFHDVTFRYPGASIDALAGVSLAVEPHEVVAVVGPNGSGKSTLARLLCGAPPSSGRVDRAGPVGVGRQGGTAIIFQRPECQVLGVRVRDDVVWGLPPDHDVAVAPLLQRVGLGGMGDRETTTLSGGELQRLAVAAGLARSPQLLISDESTSMIDPEGRPLLIDLFAGLAEREGITVVHITHHVAEAQRADRVLALEHGRVVAAPAAVATPVGPPPPVEPGPVLVSLHGVRHTFSPGTPWAHVALDGVDLKIRAGEAVLMMGHNGSGKSTLAWLIAGLLVPTEGSVVVEGRAAWEMVGHVGLSFQHARLQLLRSTVIDEVRSAGGVGADEALAALALVGLGAGLADRRIDQLSGGQQRRVVLAGLLAAKPAVLVLDEPFAGLDEPSRRGLLQLLAELRATAGITLIVVTHDPTDADLLADRVVTFADGRVVDDRAHEPLGRGGEGSDGGVVDDRAHEPLGRGGEGSDGGVVDARAHEPLGRGGEGSTR
- a CDS encoding isochorismatase family protein; translated protein: MQHDWSIEEREYFRQEERRGRRHAFASLEPARTALVVVDLVAFFIDENAYARGIVASVNALADALRGAGGTVAWVVPAAWQPSSMKLELLGPRVEELYRNSGGTGSPRDRLWGELATSDADLFVEKAASSAFFPGRCPLHELLQARGIDTVLVTGTLANVCCEATARDASTLDYRTIMVADANAARRDQDLNATLYTIYRSYGDVRTTDDLLAMITASRDSEDRTVYEAAGGADGMFRLAHAWHERVMADDVVSHAFSHGFRADHTERLAAYWAEALGGPADYSASYGDETTVVQMHSGNGEHDEMDRRAIACFDQAMADIGLTADEPTARVLHDYFAWATTTTMGRYHRSADDVPHGLTLPKWSWDGLVAGTGPDDA
- a CDS encoding transposase, producing MATTEYFADDTVYQSTAGSTSFTDEFKHDAVAMVLDDGNKIAEVARRLGIGEGTLGNWVAQARTDRNECAGLTTSEKSELAELRKENARLRMERDLLKRATASWVKESGQ